One Gammaproteobacteria bacterium genomic window, AAATTAATATCTCCCAATAGTGCATAAAAGTGACCTTCACGGGGTTCAATGGTCATTGCTTTTTTAATAAGAGTGAGTGCTTGTTTGGGTTTGCCATCTGCCAGAGCAATACGGCCTTTATCATAGGCTTCGTAGGCGGGTTTTGTTTTTTGAAGGTGCGCCATCATTTTTTTGAATCGTGCGATCCCGCGTTCTCCACTGCCAGGGAACTGTTTAGCTGTTTCAATATTGTTCTGCACTCGTTCTTGAGAAGGAGGGTGGCTGGCGAACAGGCCGCTTAACCAATCTGATTTTTTGCCTTCGGAGAGTTTGACAAAGGTTTTTTGTAGATCCACTGCGCCTTGTAGATCATAGCCCGCACGGGACATATAGCGCATTCCATAATAGTCTGATTCACGTTCAGCATCGCGGCCATATTTTGTCGTGATAAGCTGTGCGCCAATACCTGCACCCAATTGAGCTAGTTGAGCGTAATCTTTGCCTTGGCTGGCGATCACAGTCGCCATCATCGCGCCTTGTAACAACATACCTCGAGACATGCTTCGTACGCCGTGCTTTGCAGCGGCATGGGTGATTTCATGGCCTAGCACAGCAGCGAGTTCACTTTCACTGCCCAGTTCGGTCAGCAGCCCTCGGTTAATCGAAATCTTCCCTCCAGGCAGTGCCCAGGCGTTGGGGATGGAGTTGTTCAGCACTTTGAATTCATATGGGAGTTTTCTATCGCTGACGGCGGCCAACTTCTGACCGACTTCGTTGATATATTTGGTTAATGCGACATCAACAGCGTAATCACCGCCCTGTGACTGCCTGAGTGGTGCATATTGCTGCGCGCCGATCTGAAGTTCTTGTGCTTCAGATACTAGGCTGAGTTCCTTTTTTCCTGTGACCGGATTGACAGAGCAGCCACTTAAAAATGTGGTGACAAAGATCAGTGAAAGGAGGTAGTTTTTTATCATGCGTTAAACTCCAGTTTTAGCTGTTGGCAAACGTATCGCAAGCATCAGGTGAACCCGTTTCCAAGCCGATGCGGAGCCACTTGATACGTTGTCTTGATGAACCATGGGTGAATGATTCGGGTCTGATACTGCGACCAGCACCACGCATGAGTGCATCATCACCGATTGCGGCAGCGGCTCTGAGACCTTCTTCGACATCACCATCTTCGAGCATATTACGATCTTTATTACTGTGATAAGCCCATACACCGGCATAGCAATCCGCTTGAAGTTCCTGTTTTACCGATAAGGCATTGGCTCCAGCTTTGTCGGTACGTGCTTGCATGCTGCGTATTTTTTGAGACGTGCCAGTAATATTTTGAATATGGTGACCAATTTCATGGCCGATCACATAGGCTTGTGCAAAATCACCTGGCGCACCCATTTGTTTTAGTTGGCGAAAAAAGCTGAGATCAATATAGACTTGATTATCTCCAGGGCAATAAAAAGGCCCCGAAGCAGAGGAGGTGGTGCCGCAGGCAGAGCGAACCTGATCGGTGAATAGAACAAGCTTGGGTTCTTGATAACGACTGCCGCTCTGAGCAAATATTTTTTGCCATGTCTGTTCGGTGTCGGCCAGAATGACAGATACAAAGAGGGCTGTTTCATCATTAGGATCAATGTTTGCGCCGTCTGCCATAGATCCAGAAGAGGAGGTTGATACTCCAGACCCTCCCGTGCCACTGACTGCATTGAGAAGTACTTGCGGATCAGCGCCTAGAAAGAGGCTGACCAGCAGTATAATAATTGTAGCGCCACCACCGAGTTTTGCGCCGCGCCGCATGGGTCTCATTCGTCTGCCGCGTCGATCTTCGATGTTGCTGCTACGTTTTCCGCTTCTCCAGCGCATAGTTTTGCCCCCAGTGGTTGAGTTTATATGGCGCTTCCGTGCAGACTTGCAATTGATTCAGAAAATTTATAATAGCGTGTTATTTTAGCACATTGAAATTTGAGATTGACCAAATTAAGTGAGTTATTGTTATACTTATTTTTTTCTTAATAACAATTACAAATATAGGAAAAGTCTATGTCTCGTATTATTTCTATTACTCTTCTCTCTTTATTGTTTTGCTTTGGTGTAACGTCAGTGACCGCGGGTGAGCCAGTGAAGAAAACGATCGAAGCGCTATACAAAGAAAAGGCTGAGTTAAAAGGTCAGCAGGTTCAATTGAAAGGCAAGGTTGTTAAAGTTAACAATGGGATTATGAACAAAAATTTCATCCATATACAGGATGGTACGGGTGAAAATAAGACAGGCAATCTGACGATCACGAGCCAGGATACCGCTCAGGTTGGCGATGAAATTACTGTTGTTGGAGCAGTCGCAGTCGATCATGATTTTGGGGGAGGGTACATATATCCATTGTTACTGGAAAAAGCAAAGATTTCCAAAGTAGCCAAGTAACCTTTCATAACCGTATCGCGCAATGGCCTGAAATAGCTCATATGATCGACAGCTCAAATAAAAAACAGGCCATTTTTGAGAATTTTTCGTTCATCAAAGATATGGAGCCTGCATTTCAAAAGATGTTTTTTAATGCAGCCACATCTGTTCGATTGCCGAAAGGGTTTGTAATTGCTTCGGAGAATGACCGTTGTACCAACCTAGCTTTGGTATTGTCTGGGCAGGTACGCGTTTATAAAATTGCCGCATCCGGTCGTGAAATTACACTCTATCGTATTAATTCAGGCGATAGTTGTGTATTTACAGCCTCCTGCATTATGAGCCACTCTCGTTTTCCTGCCATTGCAGAAGCGGATAGTGATATCGAAGCGATCATCATACCGGCGGATATTGCCCGCGCATGGATCTCTAAATCTCAAGTTTGGTGTGCGTTCATTTTTGGTCTGATTTCAAAAAGGTTGGTAAGTGTTATTACCTTGCTGGAAGAGGTCGCATTTGAACGTCTGGATATACGTATTGCAGCGTACCTTGTTCATTTAGCAGAGACTCAAGGTCAGGTCGATATAGTATTAAATATTACCCATCAGGAAATTGCGGCTGAATTAGGTACATCACGAGAAGTTGTCAGTCGTACTTTAAAAACCCTAGATGCACAAAAGCTGCTATCTGTAGGTCGAAAAGAAATTTTGATTCCTGATGTCCAGGCACTTTATGAATATGCTCACTTAAAAGTGACTTAGTCACATACCGGCCATGAGAAACCCTCTAAAGTGAATACTACTCACTTGAGAAAAGTTACTGAAGGGGATCGTCATGAAAAAGAATGTTGGTGGTATTGATAAAACAGCGCGAATTATTATTGGTTTGGTTATTATTGGTGTCGGTGTTTATTTCCAGAGTGGGTGGGGTGCGGTCGGTCTCATACCTTTATTAACTGGATTAATCGGTTGGTGCCCACCTTATGCGCTATTCGGTTTTAGTAGCTGTAAGGTCGATAAAAAGCCATAAACTCTTGTTTATGAATCGTCAGGCTTGCTCCATTCGCGCCGGTTGATGGCATAGCTTGTAATCTTACCTATGAAAGGCAGAATCAGCATGCCAGATAACCAGGAGACCTGTTTCGGATCTCTGTATTTATGGATGCCGATGGTCATTTTCATATGGCCAGCACGGGGTTGATCAATATAAGTGCCGAAAAGTCGATCCCAAATAGAGAGATTGAAGCCAAAGTTGCTATTGGTCTCGTTGTCCTCGACTGAATGGTGAACTCGATGCATATCGGGTGTTACAACGATAAAGCGCAATAGACGATCCAATCCCAATGGTAATTTTACGTTGCTGTGATTAAACATTGCCATACCATTTAACATGATTTCAAAGATGATTACTGCAATCACGGGTGGGCCTAATACTACAATGGTGGCAAACTTAATGAGCATGGAGAGTATGATTTCGACGGGGTGAAAGCGCGTACCTGTGGTGACATCATAATCAGGGTCGGCATGATGTACTCGGTGCAGTCGCCATAACGTTGGAACGGCATGTACCAAAACGTGTTGAAAATAGATAATAAAGTCCATGAAAATGACTGAAATTATTACAGCTAATGCAAATGGAATTGCAAAGTGGTTGAGTAATCCCCAGCCATTATCAGTAACAAAAACAGCCATACCTACAGCGGCAGCGGGAAAGAGTAGGCGTAAAATAATGCTGTTCAGAAGTACCAATCCCAAATTATTCACCCAGCGCATCACTTTGGAAACGGTGAGTGCACGGCGTGGTGCTTTGATTTCCCATAGCGCCATCAAGGCAAAGATACCAAAAAAGAAGCTGAGACGAATCATCACTTCATGTTCAGTGATAAATTCAGAAAGTGCCATATTGAATCACTCCATTTTGATATTTTGAACGTCTACTGTAGCGTGTTGTATTTAAGAAATTCAAATTCCAGCCCCTAGTTGTTGTGTGAGTTTCATTTTAATCGTGGTCGCTTTTGTAGCTTTCGCTGTAGTGTTCGACGGTGCATGCCGAGGGCTCGAGCAGTGGCAGAGATATTACCATCATGGTCAGACAGCACCTTTTGGATATGTTCCCACTCCATACGATTGACTGAAAAAGGTTGTATTTTGATTTTGACATCAGGGTTTCCCTCCTCACGATAAAATGCGGCGATTACTTCATCGGCATCGGCAGGTTTTGAAAGGTAGTGAATGGCTCCAAGCTTGATGGTTTCAACAGCGGTGGCAACGCTGGCAAAGCCAGTGAGAACGACGATTCGGGTGTGAGGATCAATGGCGATTAAATGCTTGACTAATACCAGCCCTGAAGGCCCTGGCATATTAAGATCGACCACAGCATATTCAGGCGCTGTTTTTTCGCTTAACGCAATGCCTTCATCAACGTTATGTGCGATCTGTACATTAAAACCACGTTTTTCTAATGCACCACCCATTACTTGGCAAAACAACAGATCATCCTCAACTAATAACAGGGTGGGTAAATCTGGGGCATTTGTCACACAGTAACCTCAATGTTTTTCAGTGGTAATTTAATGATGACTTGAGCGCC contains:
- a CDS encoding M48 family metalloprotease yields the protein MIKNYLLSLIFVTTFLSGCSVNPVTGKKELSLVSEAQELQIGAQQYAPLRQSQGGDYAVDVALTKYINEVGQKLAAVSDRKLPYEFKVLNNSIPNAWALPGGKISINRGLLTELGSESELAAVLGHEITHAAAKHGVRSMSRGMLLQGAMMATVIASQGKDYAQLAQLGAGIGAQLITTKYGRDAERESDYYGMRYMSRAGYDLQGAVDLQKTFVKLSEGKKSDWLSGLFASHPPSQERVQNNIETAKQFPGSGERGIARFKKMMAHLQKTKPAYEAYDKGRIALADGKPKQALTLIKKAMTIEPREGHFYALLGDINLKSKNLSSAKNSYDKAISFNNQFFYYYLQRGQIHEQLNHNAQAKKDLEQSIKLLPTANAYHSLGNIAQQEGRTEEAKSYYAKAAPEKSDIGQKAFNSLLELDLADNPKNYISARATTNRNGRVFAQISNPTPRDIRGVLIAVQFRDAKGRIRQTTQPLHGTLRSGSSKTIDLGFNVVDAVQLRTVRTTIIRAQLK
- a CDS encoding DUF2892 domain-containing protein; translation: MKKNVGGIDKTARIIIGLVIIGVGVYFQSGWGAVGLIPLLTGLIGWCPPYALFGFSSCKVDKKP
- a CDS encoding Crp/Fnr family transcriptional regulator — encoded protein: MIDSSNKKQAIFENFSFIKDMEPAFQKMFFNAATSVRLPKGFVIASENDRCTNLALVLSGQVRVYKIAASGREITLYRINSGDSCVFTASCIMSHSRFPAIAEADSDIEAIIIPADIARAWISKSQVWCAFIFGLISKRLVSVITLLEEVAFERLDIRIAAYLVHLAETQGQVDIVLNITHQEIAAELGTSREVVSRTLKTLDAQKLLSVGRKEILIPDVQALYEYAHLKVT
- a CDS encoding response regulator transcription factor, whose product is MGGALEKRGFNVQIAHNVDEGIALSEKTAPEYAVVDLNMPGPSGLVLVKHLIAIDPHTRIVVLTGFASVATAVETIKLGAIHYLSKPADADEVIAAFYREEGNPDVKIKIQPFSVNRMEWEHIQKVLSDHDGNISATARALGMHRRTLQRKLQKRPRLK
- a CDS encoding zinc metallopeptidase; protein product: MRWRSGKRSSNIEDRRGRRMRPMRRGAKLGGGATIIILLVSLFLGADPQVLLNAVSGTGGSGVSTSSSGSMADGANIDPNDETALFVSVILADTEQTWQKIFAQSGSRYQEPKLVLFTDQVRSACGTTSSASGPFYCPGDNQVYIDLSFFRQLKQMGAPGDFAQAYVIGHEIGHHIQNITGTSQKIRSMQARTDKAGANALSVKQELQADCYAGVWAYHSNKDRNMLEDGDVEEGLRAAAAIGDDALMRGAGRSIRPESFTHGSSRQRIKWLRIGLETGSPDACDTFANS
- a CDS encoding sterol desaturase family protein gives rise to the protein MALSEFITEHEVMIRLSFFFGIFALMALWEIKAPRRALTVSKVMRWVNNLGLVLLNSIILRLLFPAAAVGMAVFVTDNGWGLLNHFAIPFALAVIISVIFMDFIIYFQHVLVHAVPTLWRLHRVHHADPDYDVTTGTRFHPVEIILSMLIKFATIVVLGPPVIAVIIFEIMLNGMAMFNHSNVKLPLGLDRLLRFIVVTPDMHRVHHSVEDNETNSNFGFNLSIWDRLFGTYIDQPRAGHMKMTIGIHKYRDPKQVSWLSGMLILPFIGKITSYAINRREWSKPDDS